One Triticum dicoccoides isolate Atlit2015 ecotype Zavitan chromosome 4B, WEW_v2.0, whole genome shotgun sequence genomic window carries:
- the LOC119294898 gene encoding uncharacterized protein LOC119294898: MAPSASMLFLSYHQLHHGPADAPHGKDGADGFRFGLGNVFFSLGVLAPKRRDAAPEATVFDGKQKQRARRSGGEEEEPATLASKFDEAVRLSCWSS; encoded by the coding sequence ATGGCCCCGAGCGCGTCGATGCTGTTCCTGAGCTACCACCAGCTGCACCACGGCCCCGCCGACGCGCCACACGGCAAGGATGGCGCCGACGGCTTCCGGTTCGGCCTTGGCAATGTCTTCTTCTCCCTCGGCGTCCTGGCGCCGAAGCGGCGGGATGCGGCGCCAGAGGCGACGGTGTTCGACGGAAAGCAGAAGCAGAGGGCGCGTCGgtccggcggcgaggaggaggagcccgCGACGCTGGCGAGCAAGTTCGATGAGGCCGTGCGGCTCAGCTGCTGGTCGTCGTGA
- the LOC119294897 gene encoding lariat debranching enzyme-like yields the protein MKIAVEGCMHGELDKVYDTMQRLEAAEGIKIDLLICCGDFQAVRNESDLQCVNVPPKFRTMNSFWKYYSGQAVAPYPTIFIGGNHEAANYLWELYYGGWAAPNIYFLGFAGVVKFGNIRIGGMSGIHKQHDYYRGHHERPPYDNATIRSVYHVRHYDVLKLMHVKEPLDIFMSHDWPLGITEYGNRERLLREKPFFKEEVNERTLGSESAAKLLNKLKPPYWFSAHLHCRFPAIIQHGEDGPTTKFLALDKCLPGRNFLQVIDILSNPGPYEIQYDEEWLAITRRFNSAFPLTRMPCTIRNEELDIEDDRQWVRSKLNARGAKTFDFAQTAPPYDPSRPIYNPPIAVPCRNPQTESFLQFLELPYLLDSSNPGGVDINVSSSQAAPALDNDDIELPDEVEDDEDDE from the exons ATGAAG ATCGCGGTGGAGGGATGCATGCACGGGGAGCTGGACAAGGTCTACGACACGATGCAGCGGCTCGAGGCGGCCGAGGGCATCAAGATCGACCTCCTCATCTGCTGCGGCGACTTCCAG GCTGTAAGGAATGAGAGTGATTTACAGTGTGTAAATGTCCCACCAAAGTTTCGTACCATGAACTCGTTTTGGAAGTACTACTCTGGGCAAGCAGTTGCCCCATACCCAACTATCTTCATCGGCGGGAATCATGAAGCAGCCAATTATTTGTGGGAACT GTACTATGGAGGATGGGCAGCACCTAACATCTACTTCTTGGGGTTTGCTGGTGTTGTTAAGTTTGGAAATATTCGAATTGGTGGAATGTCAGGAATACATAAGCAACATGATTATTACCGAG GACACCATGAGAGGCCTCCATACGATAATGCTACTATACGATCAGTGTACCATGTAAGGCATTACGATGTTCTCAAGCTAATGCATGTGAAGGAGCCTCTAGATATATTCATGTCACATGATTGGCCTCTTGGCATTACTGAATATGGAAACCGGGAGAGGCTCCTTCGAGAGAAACCGTTCTTCAAAGAAGAG GTCAACGAGAGAACATTAGGCAGTGAATCTGCAGCAAAATTACTGAACAAATTAAAACCACCGTACTGGTTTTCAGCTCATCTTCATTGTAGATTTCCAGCTATCATTCAACATGGCGAGGATGGACCTACGACTAAGTTTCTTGCTCTTGATAAGTGCCTTCCCGGGCGGAATTTTTTGCAG GTAATAGACATTCTATCCAATCCGGGACCATATGAAATTCAGTATGATGAAGAATGGCTTGCAATAACACGGAGATTCAATAGTGCTTTCCCCTTAACTCGGATGCCATGTACAATTCG GAATGAAGAACTTGATATTGAAGATGACCGGCAGTGGGTTAGGAGCAAGTTGAATGCTAGAGGGGCTAAGACATTTGATTTTGCCCAGACTGCTCCACCTTATGATCCGTCCAGGCCAATTTATAACCCCCCCATAGCAG TTCCTTGCAGAAACCCACAAACTGAATCATTTCTCCAGTTTTTAGAGCTCCCATATCTGCTGGACTCGTCTAATCCTGGCG GTGTTGATATAAATGTATCGAGCTCTCAGGCAGCACCTGCACTTGACAACGACGACATAGAGCTCCCCGATGAAGTTGAAGACGACGAAGATGATGAGTGA